In Deinococcus psychrotolerans, a genomic segment contains:
- the mutL gene encoding DNA mismatch repair endonuclease MutL, whose translation MTIRLLPPETARLIAAGEVVSRPLDVVRELLDNALDAGASRIEIEVDGGGLSLIRVRDNGSGIPASDVPLSPLRHATSKLESVDRVTTLGFRGEALWAAAQAGQLRLVTRPPAQLGATLLTAHGDTVEVAKVSAPAGSTVSVSDLFGHLPARRRTQLPAGAELREITALVSRYVLHWPRLHWKLTLDGETRLLHATADHRGAVASVYGPLNANRVISVSTPTFQGVISRPELSRPRRDRMHFSVNGRPVLAPPELERAVIDGYAELLSAGHAPLCVLDLTLPFEDVNPNVHPAKAVVALADLPELCLKVTAAVQATLSSHPLSRPLPELRVPAPAPNPTQKGAFPALTLVGLYRQTYLLAEGEGDLWVIDAHAAHERVLYEELSRRLRAEPPFELPEPELLQLSPEQLARLHERGNDLRGWGLTLEEFGAGLVRLRSLPAALAALPLPRLHEQIIESALGVSGDAEREVLGRLACAPALKAGMLDQGRGEALLVQLAACDQPWSCPHGRPTVLRLSERDLMHSFGRRSVRDVARGRDETDLKVPLSAEQR comes from the coding sequence GTGACCATCCGCCTCCTCCCTCCCGAAACTGCACGCTTAATTGCGGCTGGCGAAGTCGTTTCACGCCCGTTAGACGTGGTGCGCGAACTGCTGGACAACGCCTTAGACGCGGGGGCCAGCCGCATTGAAATAGAAGTGGACGGCGGCGGCCTGAGCCTCATTCGGGTGCGCGACAACGGCAGCGGCATTCCAGCCTCCGACGTGCCGCTCTCGCCGCTGCGGCACGCCACCAGCAAACTCGAATCGGTCGACCGTGTGACCACGCTGGGCTTCCGGGGCGAGGCGCTGTGGGCGGCGGCGCAGGCCGGGCAACTCCGGCTCGTTACCCGCCCGCCCGCGCAACTGGGGGCCACCCTACTCACCGCACACGGTGACACGGTGGAGGTTGCCAAAGTCAGCGCTCCTGCGGGCAGCACCGTCAGCGTCTCGGATCTGTTCGGGCATCTGCCCGCCCGCCGCCGCACCCAACTTCCAGCGGGTGCCGAGCTGCGCGAAATCACCGCGCTGGTCTCGCGCTACGTGCTGCACTGGCCGCGCCTGCATTGGAAACTGACACTGGACGGCGAAACGAGGCTGCTCCATGCAACCGCCGATCATAGGGGCGCGGTGGCGAGCGTTTACGGCCCGCTCAACGCCAACCGCGTCATCAGCGTCAGCACACCTACTTTCCAAGGCGTCATCAGCCGCCCCGAGCTGAGTCGCCCGCGCCGTGACCGAATGCATTTCTCGGTGAATGGCCGCCCCGTCTTGGCTCCGCCGGAACTGGAACGCGCCGTGATCGACGGGTACGCCGAACTGCTTTCTGCCGGACACGCCCCGCTGTGCGTGCTGGATTTGACTTTGCCATTCGAAGATGTGAACCCCAATGTCCATCCCGCCAAAGCGGTGGTCGCGCTGGCTGATTTGCCGGAACTCTGCCTCAAAGTGACAGCGGCAGTGCAGGCGACGCTCAGCTCGCACCCGCTCTCGCGCCCGCTGCCGGAGCTGCGGGTGCCTGCCCCCGCGCCCAACCCGACCCAGAAGGGTGCATTTCCGGCCCTGACTTTGGTGGGCCTCTACCGCCAGACCTATCTGCTGGCCGAGGGTGAGGGTGATTTGTGGGTCATTGATGCCCATGCCGCCCACGAGCGCGTCCTTTACGAAGAACTCTCGCGCCGCCTCCGCGCTGAGCCGCCGTTTGAGCTGCCGGAACCCGAACTGCTGCAACTCAGCCCCGAACAGCTTGCCCGCCTGCACGAGCGGGGCAACGACCTCAGAGGCTGGGGCCTGACGCTGGAAGAATTCGGCGCGGGGCTGGTCAGGCTGCGAAGTTTGCCTGCTGCCCTCGCTGCCCTGCCGCTGCCGAGGCTGCACGAGCAAATTATTGAATCGGCGCTGGGTGTCAGCGGTGACGCCGAGCGCGAAGTTTTGGGCCGCTTGGCCTGCGCTCCGGCACTCAAAGCGGGAATGCTGGATCAGGGGCGCGGCGAAGCCCTTCTGGTGCAGCTCGCCGCCTGCGATCAGCCCTGGTCATGTCCGCACGGACGGCCCACTGTCTTGCGCCTTTCCGAGCGCGACCTGATGCACAGCTTTGGCCGACGCAGCGTGCGCGACGTGGCGCGGGGCCGAGACGAAACCGACCTCAAAGTGCCGCTCAGCGCCGAGCAGCGCTAG
- a CDS encoding MarR family winged helix-turn-helix transcriptional regulator yields MAPVEQSPAHDVFLAVQRLAQQQGAQVSELLKAHGGLSAAQFNVLRILRGAESGEGGEGLTCGEIGERLLAYVPDVTRLLDRLEKQNLIRRSRERADRRVVTSRLTPLGADLLSDLDVRVNNLHHAQFEHLSADQLAALLRLIQTAAQHPQSPPTQGEPR; encoded by the coding sequence ATGGCTCCTGTAGAACAATCCCCGGCACACGACGTTTTTCTGGCTGTGCAGCGTCTCGCCCAGCAGCAGGGCGCACAGGTTTCAGAACTTCTCAAAGCGCACGGCGGTCTCAGCGCAGCGCAGTTCAACGTGCTGAGGATCTTACGCGGCGCTGAATCCGGGGAAGGCGGCGAGGGACTGACCTGCGGCGAAATTGGTGAGCGCTTGCTGGCCTATGTCCCGGACGTGACGCGCCTGCTCGACCGTCTGGAAAAGCAGAACCTGATCCGCCGTAGCCGTGAGAGAGCAGACCGGCGCGTCGTGACCAGCCGCCTGACCCCGCTCGGCGCTGACCTGCTGAGCGACCTCGATGTCCGGGTCAATAACCTGCACCACGCGCAATTCGAACACCTGTCAGCCGACCAACTCGCCGCCTTGCTGCGGCTCATTCAAACTGCCGCCCAGCATCCGCAAAGCCCACCTACTCAAGGAGAACCAAGATGA
- the rpmE gene encoding 50S ribosomal protein L31 — MQKDLHPKAVPCKIIYQGKVVLETLSTKPEIHVDVWSGVHPFWTGEERFLDAEGRVDKFNKRFGTGYRNRGKTE; from the coding sequence ATGCAAAAAGACCTTCACCCCAAAGCAGTTCCCTGCAAAATCATTTATCAAGGCAAAGTCGTGCTGGAAACGCTCAGCACCAAGCCTGAAATCCACGTTGATGTCTGGAGCGGCGTTCACCCCTTCTGGACCGGCGAAGAGCGCTTCCTCGACGCCGAGGGCCGCGTAGACAAGTTCAACAAGCGCTTCGGCACCGGCTACCGCAACCGTGGCAAAACCGAGTAA
- a CDS encoding VOC family protein, with amino-acid sequence MTSQPAVDPIHFSASLAPAEVELSVRDLARSVAFYREVLGLQVRSHTSHRAELGTAERPLIVLHALDNPQPPQRSTGLYHLALLLPGRADLGRFLKHVSDLGLRVGASDHLVSEAIYLNDPDGHGIEVYRDRLRSEWPQVDGQLVMATDPLDAAGVLGSSEGTVWTGLPSGTVMGHIHLKVSDQQTATAFYQLIGFELTVQFLGASFLSAGGYHHHLGLNVWESRAAPAPAEDTPALRRAHFQLSRDDLAGLKERLQSAGLPFEEGESFADLTDPAGNQLRFSVN; translated from the coding sequence ATGACCAGCCAGCCAGCCGTTGACCCCATCCATTTTTCTGCCTCGCTCGCGCCCGCCGAGGTCGAACTCAGCGTGCGTGATCTGGCCCGCAGCGTGGCCTTTTACCGGGAAGTGCTGGGCTTACAGGTGCGTTCACACACCAGTCACCGCGCCGAACTCGGAACCGCCGAGCGCCCGCTGATCGTGCTGCACGCCCTCGACAACCCGCAACCGCCGCAGCGTTCAACGGGCCTCTATCATCTGGCCTTGCTGCTGCCGGGCCGCGCCGATCTGGGGCGTTTTTTGAAGCATGTCAGCGACCTGGGGCTAAGAGTCGGGGCGTCCGATCATCTGGTCAGCGAGGCGATCTACCTGAACGATCCCGACGGACACGGTATCGAGGTCTACCGTGACCGCCTCCGCAGCGAGTGGCCCCAGGTGGACGGACAACTGGTCATGGCCACCGACCCGCTGGACGCTGCGGGCGTGCTCGGCAGCAGCGAGGGCACCGTCTGGACAGGCCTTCCCTCCGGAACCGTGATGGGCCACATTCACCTCAAAGTCAGCGATCAGCAAACGGCCACAGCGTTTTATCAACTCATCGGCTTCGAGTTGACGGTTCAGTTTCTTGGCGCTTCGTTTCTCTCAGCAGGCGGCTACCATCACCACCTCGGCCTCAATGTCTGGGAAAGTCGCGCTGCGCCCGCTCCTGCCGAAGACACACCCGCTTTACGCCGCGCCCATTTTCAGCTTAGCCGCGACGATCTGGCGGGCCTCAAAGAGCGGCTCCAGTCGGCGGGCTTGCCGTTTGAGGAGGGCGAATCGTTTGCCGACCTCACCGATCCAGCGGGAAACCAACTGCGTTTCAGCGTGAATTGA
- a CDS encoding metallophosphoesterase family protein encodes MRLALFSDIHGNLPALEALLADLRIQAPDFLLCLGDVAMTGPFPNECLQAVAALDCDLVSSGVVMGNADQALLEPLPAFVPRGLPDEQEIYDLDAWSHAAVGEKEREWVRAYQPTLRPTPELLAFHGSPASNTEVLDAGSPQERLNQLRAEYGDAPLWIGGHTHRPLLRSLDGWTLLNPGSVGMPFELRNGHYVNPARADYLILDLVAGVFQPQFRQVPYAPRRVQNGFLGAKVPHAAKWVAEWVDVR; translated from the coding sequence ATGCGTCTGGCTCTTTTTAGCGATATTCACGGCAATTTGCCTGCTTTGGAGGCGCTGCTGGCCGATTTGAGGATTCAAGCGCCCGATTTTTTGCTGTGCCTGGGGGACGTAGCAATGACGGGCCCCTTTCCCAACGAGTGCTTGCAGGCGGTGGCGGCGCTCGACTGTGATTTGGTGAGCAGCGGTGTGGTGATGGGCAACGCCGATCAAGCTCTGCTGGAACCGCTGCCCGCTTTCGTGCCGCGTGGTTTGCCAGACGAGCAAGAAATCTACGACTTGGACGCTTGGAGTCACGCGGCGGTGGGCGAGAAAGAGCGCGAGTGGGTGCGGGCCTATCAGCCGACCTTGCGCCCCACCCCAGAATTGCTGGCCTTTCACGGCAGCCCAGCGAGCAACACCGAGGTGCTGGACGCGGGTAGCCCGCAGGAGCGCTTGAACCAACTCCGCGCCGAGTACGGCGACGCGCCGCTGTGGATTGGCGGCCACACCCACCGCCCGCTGCTGCGGAGCTTGGATGGTTGGACGCTGCTCAACCCCGGATCGGTCGGAATGCCGTTTGAACTCAGAAACGGCCACTACGTCAATCCGGCCCGCGCCGATTACTTGATTCTGGACTTGGTGGCAGGGGTGTTTCAGCCTCAGTTTCGGCAGGTGCCGTATGCGCCCAGAAGAGTACAGAACGGCTTTTTGGGTGCCAAAGTTCCCCACGCCGCCAAGTGGGTAGCCGAGTGGGTGGACGTGCGCTGA
- the recO gene encoding DNA repair protein RecO gives MKSRSTNRSGIVMRRKVTPAGDIIVTLLTPQGKIKAVARGGVRGQQASRLNLFHHVGVQLYQTPQADLATVQQSILEGALPRLSEPERHPYAHLLSELADALFQEGEFSEQAFDLYAGSLRGVSRHPDPEWVALVMSYKLLALAGFAPRTRHCARCGAADPSHPDPLGGQLLCGACSNQPPHPPERLEFLREVPRRSVRALMDAPLMAEQRPAVWRSLERFVTVQIGSVQSWRSLVGGDVVGA, from the coding sequence GTGAAATCGCGCAGCACCAACCGCAGCGGGATCGTGATGCGGCGCAAAGTCACGCCAGCGGGCGACATCATCGTGACGCTGCTGACGCCGCAGGGCAAAATCAAAGCGGTGGCGCGGGGCGGCGTGCGCGGGCAGCAGGCCAGCCGCTTGAACCTCTTTCACCACGTCGGGGTGCAGCTTTACCAGACGCCCCAGGCCGACCTCGCCACCGTGCAGCAAAGCATTTTAGAAGGAGCGCTGCCCAGACTCTCCGAGCCGGAGCGCCACCCCTACGCGCACCTGCTCTCCGAACTGGCCGACGCGCTGTTTCAGGAAGGCGAGTTTTCGGAGCAGGCCTTTGACTTGTACGCAGGCAGCTTGCGCGGCGTTTCGCGTCACCCTGACCCCGAATGGGTGGCGCTGGTGATGAGCTACAAACTGCTGGCCCTAGCCGGATTTGCGCCGCGCACCCGCCACTGCGCCCGCTGCGGAGCCGCCGATCCCTCGCACCCCGATCCGCTGGGCGGCCAACTGCTGTGCGGGGCCTGCTCCAATCAGCCGCCGCACCCCCCTGAGCGCCTTGAATTTCTGCGCGAAGTGCCGCGTCGTAGCGTACGGGCCTTGATGGACGCGCCGCTGATGGCCGAGCAGCGCCCCGCCGTGTGGCGCAGCCTGGAGCGCTTCGTGACGGTGCAGATCGGCAGCGTACAAAGCTGGCGCTCGCTGGTGGGCGGCGATGTGGTGGGGGCTTGA
- a CDS encoding C40 family peptidase: MNAFRILLTVVALSGSATAASYAVRAGDTLSSVAQRYNLQPQKLMQLNGLSSTTLQIGQRLNVGGQTSPAKATAAAPQSGGNSTIRSAALRFLGIRYAHGGTGNWGLDCSGYTQAVYRSMGVSLPRTAASQSRSGYAVSRSSLQAGDLMFFSTMGGGISHVAIYLGNGSFANANSYYGRTMVDNLSNPYWSSRYVSARRIL, encoded by the coding sequence ATGAACGCCTTCCGAATCCTCCTGACCGTAGTTGCCCTGAGCGGCAGCGCCACCGCCGCCTCCTACGCCGTCAGGGCCGGAGACACGCTGTCCAGCGTCGCCCAGCGCTACAATTTGCAGCCGCAAAAGCTGATGCAGCTCAACGGTCTGAGCAGCACCACCTTGCAAATCGGCCAGCGCCTGAATGTCGGCGGCCAGACCAGCCCGGCCAAGGCGACGGCGGCCGCGCCCCAGTCCGGCGGGAACAGCACCATCCGCTCCGCCGCGCTGCGCTTTTTGGGCATCCGCTACGCCCACGGCGGCACCGGCAACTGGGGACTGGATTGCAGCGGCTACACCCAAGCGGTCTACCGCTCGATGGGCGTGTCTTTGCCGCGCACCGCCGCTTCACAGTCGCGCAGCGGCTACGCCGTGTCACGCAGCAGCTTGCAAGCAGGCGACCTGATGTTCTTCAGCACCATGGGCGGCGGCATCTCGCATGTGGCCATCTATCTGGGCAACGGCAGCTTTGCCAACGCCAACAGCTATTACGGGCGCACTATGGTTGACAACTTGTCTAATCCGTATTGGTCGAGCCGCTACGTCAGCGCCCGCCGCATTCTGTAG
- a CDS encoding thymidine kinase: MLKSPYSGGHLEVVVGPMFSGKSEELIRRVNRSVIARQRAVVFKPAIDTRYHATRVASHSGQSAEAVAVAGTVDARAYLSGEGGLFGLPTDLPDVVAFDEAQFFDEGLVPLALELADQGVRVILAGLDLDFRGEPFGVMPELLSRAESVEKLTAICVVCGAPATRTQRLIGGQPAHFDDPVVLVGAQEAYEARCRVHHEVRRD, translated from the coding sequence ATGCTCAAGTCTCCCTATTCCGGCGGCCACCTCGAAGTCGTCGTCGGGCCGATGTTCAGCGGCAAATCCGAAGAACTGATTCGCCGCGTCAACCGCTCGGTGATCGCTCGTCAGCGTGCCGTGGTGTTCAAGCCCGCCATCGACACCCGCTATCACGCCACCCGCGTGGCCAGCCATTCCGGCCAGAGCGCCGAGGCGGTGGCGGTGGCGGGCACGGTGGACGCCCGCGCTTATCTTAGCGGCGAGGGCGGTCTGTTCGGCTTGCCCACCGATTTGCCGGATGTGGTGGCTTTTGACGAAGCCCAGTTTTTTGACGAGGGATTGGTGCCGCTGGCTCTAGAGTTGGCGGATCAAGGCGTGCGCGTCATTTTGGCGGGCCTCGACTTGGACTTCCGGGGCGAACCGTTCGGCGTGATGCCGGAACTGCTTTCACGCGCCGAGAGCGTGGAGAAGCTGACGGCCATCTGCGTGGTCTGCGGCGCTCCCGCCACCCGTACCCAGCGACTCATCGGCGGTCAGCCCGCCCACTTCGACGATCCGGTGGTGCTGGTCGGCGCTCAGGAAGCCTACGAAGCGCGGTGTAGGGTGCATCACGAGGTCAGGCGAGACTGA
- the deoD gene encoding purine-nucleoside phosphorylase, with translation MSIHINAEVGQIAPTVLLPGDPLRAKHIAETFFTDPVQHNDVRGMLGFTGTYKGKPVSVQGTGMGMPSAGIYIHELINSYGCKTLVRVGTCGSYHEEVHVRDLILAQAASTDSNINNIRFGAKNYAPIADFGLLLRAYQVAQQRGLRSHVGNVMSSDTFYHDDFDQYKIWAEFGVLGVEMEAAQLYTLAAKFGVRALTILTVSDHLITHEETTAEERQVTFNGMIEVALDAALETA, from the coding sequence ATGAGCATTCATATCAACGCCGAAGTCGGCCAAATCGCCCCCACCGTCTTGCTGCCCGGTGACCCGCTGCGGGCAAAGCACATTGCCGAAACTTTTTTCACCGACCCCGTGCAGCACAACGACGTGCGCGGCATGCTGGGCTTTACCGGCACCTACAAAGGCAAGCCGGTTTCGGTGCAGGGCACCGGCATGGGTATGCCCAGCGCGGGGATTTATATCCATGAGCTGATCAACTCATACGGCTGCAAAACCCTGGTGCGGGTCGGCACCTGCGGCAGTTACCACGAGGAAGTGCATGTGCGCGACCTTATTTTGGCGCAGGCGGCTTCCACCGATTCCAATATCAACAACATCCGCTTTGGAGCCAAAAACTACGCGCCGATTGCCGATTTCGGCTTGCTGCTGCGGGCTTATCAGGTGGCCCAGCAGCGCGGCCTGCGCTCACACGTCGGCAATGTCATGAGCAGCGACACCTTTTACCACGACGACTTCGACCAGTACAAAATCTGGGCCGAGTTCGGTGTGTTGGGCGTGGAGATGGAAGCCGCGCAGCTCTACACCTTGGCCGCCAAATTTGGCGTGCGGGCGCTGACCATTCTGACGGTATCGGATCACCTGATCACCCATGAGGAAACCACCGCCGAAGAGCGCCAAGTGACGTTCAACGGGATGATTGAAGTGGCGCTGGATGCGGCGCTGGAAACCGCTTAA
- a CDS encoding proline dehydrogenase family protein — protein MIDQIYRKTVLTVAGNKAVESVMRSRGWGLAQRFVAGHQADDIIQAVKDLQKDGIGGLLDLLGEFVDSPDTANAFAEQILSLVDQAAAAGIQPYITVKLSGLGQGLTVDGEDLGLTNARRILSRAKPHGGFLALDMEDHPRVDVTLAQFRRLVEEFGHHYVGTVLQSYLHRTEKDLADLADLKPNLRIVKGAYLEPESVAMQDKADINASYRRLVYANLKAGNYTNVASHDDGIIDDVKMFVLAHGIPRDQFEFQLLYGVRRDLQKQLASEGYRVRAYIPYGDDWYPYFSRRIAERPSNALFVLRGMFGG, from the coding sequence ATGATTGATCAGATCTACCGCAAAACTGTGCTGACCGTCGCTGGAAACAAAGCGGTGGAAAGCGTCATGCGTTCACGCGGTTGGGGCCTTGCCCAGCGTTTCGTGGCGGGCCACCAAGCCGACGACATTATTCAAGCGGTCAAAGACCTGCAAAAAGACGGGATCGGCGGTCTGCTGGATTTGCTCGGCGAGTTCGTGGACAGCCCCGACACCGCCAACGCCTTTGCCGAACAGATTCTGAGCTTGGTCGATCAGGCCGCCGCCGCCGGCATTCAGCCGTACATCACCGTGAAACTCTCGGGCCTGGGGCAGGGCTTGACAGTGGACGGCGAAGATTTGGGCCTGACCAACGCCCGCCGCATCCTGAGCCGGGCCAAACCCCACGGCGGCTTTTTGGCGCTGGATATGGAAGATCACCCCCGCGTCGATGTGACGTTGGCACAGTTCCGCCGCTTGGTTGAAGAATTTGGACATCACTATGTCGGCACGGTGCTGCAAAGCTACCTGCACCGCACCGAGAAAGATCTGGCCGATTTGGCCGACCTGAAGCCCAACCTCAGAATCGTCAAGGGCGCTTACCTCGAGCCGGAAAGTGTGGCGATGCAGGACAAGGCCGATATCAACGCCAGTTACCGCCGCTTGGTGTACGCCAACCTGAAAGCGGGCAACTACACCAACGTGGCCTCGCACGACGACGGCATCATCGACGACGTAAAAATGTTCGTGCTGGCGCACGGCATCCCGCGTGACCAGTTTGAATTTCAACTTCTTTACGGCGTGCGCCGCGACCTTCAAAAGCAGTTGGCGAGTGAGGGCTACCGCGTCCGCGCTTATATTCCTTACGGCGACGACTGGTATCCGTACTTCTCCCGCCGGATCGCCGAGCGCCCCAGCAACGCTTTGTTCGTGCTGCGCGGCATGTTCGGCGGCTGA
- a CDS encoding GntR family transcriptional regulator, producing the protein MTLPLSNKPAFERPALVREGVYLHLREAILGGEFLPGERLGEVELGARLGVSRTPIREALMRLTQDGLIETEANKGVRVRQLSRQEIAETYVVRAELDGLAAALAAEQHDLNDAAALRLALAQLSSAKPSNYREQTLLDLAFHCRVAQAAHNAVLFALCRDLEVRVSLIKHQTRTFNAYPRTHDQHAAILEAVLSRNPEAARAAAQQHVRTFAALVMDELQTLQLPSAQPQTQGTPSGATL; encoded by the coding sequence ATGACGCTCCCACTCTCCAATAAGCCCGCTTTCGAGCGTCCGGCATTGGTGCGTGAAGGCGTTTATCTGCATTTGCGTGAAGCTATTTTGGGCGGTGAATTTTTGCCGGGCGAGCGCCTCGGTGAAGTCGAACTCGGCGCGAGATTGGGTGTCAGCCGCACGCCGATCCGCGAAGCCCTGATGCGCCTGACCCAAGACGGCCTGATTGAAACTGAAGCCAACAAGGGCGTGCGGGTGCGTCAGCTTTCGCGGCAAGAGATTGCTGAAACGTACGTGGTGCGGGCAGAACTCGACGGCCTCGCGGCGGCGCTGGCGGCTGAGCAGCACGACCTCAATGACGCGGCGGCTTTGCGGCTGGCGCTTGCACAACTCAGCAGCGCTAAACCCAGCAACTACCGGGAGCAGACCTTGCTAGACCTCGCTTTTCACTGCCGCGTGGCGCAAGCGGCGCATAACGCGGTGTTGTTTGCGCTGTGCCGCGACCTCGAAGTCAGGGTGTCGCTCATCAAGCACCAGACCCGCACCTTTAACGCTTACCCCCGCACCCATGATCAGCACGCCGCCATTTTGGAAGCGGTGCTCAGCCGCAACCCCGAGGCGGCCCGCGCCGCTGCTCAGCAGCACGTCCGCACCTTTGCGGCGCTGGTGATGGACGAACTTCAAACACTTCAGCTTCCCTCGGCTCAGCCGCAAACGCAGGGAACGCCTTCAGGAGCCACATTATGA
- the pruA gene encoding L-glutamate gamma-semialdehyde dehydrogenase — protein sequence MIKVEPYRPQAFIDFTVPANVDAYQAALTKVRAELLGKHYPLIINGERVDTAEKLYSTNPCDTSEVIGSTAKATIEDAQRALDGAWAAWADWKTWSMDARARILLKAAAILKRRRLEACALMTLEVGKNYAEADVEVAEGIDFLEYYAREAMKYSGFGAAETTWFDGEENGLMYLSLGVGVSISPWNFPYAIFAGMFAAPIVAGNCVIAKPAEDSGMIAGFVVDIMLEAGMPAGVLQFLPGVGEEVGEYLVQSAQTRFVTFTGSRSVGLHINEVAAKVPKGQKWLKRVILELGGKDALIVDETADLPNAVTAAVQGAFGFNGQKCSAMSRLIVVDEVYEEVVGQFVERTKALSVGTGEANCNVTAVVNQESFDKVGKYQEIGKGEAKLLTGGETPGECGGKKGHYVQPTIFGDVPSDARLAQEEIFGPVVAVFRARDFKHALELANSTEYGLTGGVCSRNRARLEQARNEFEVGNLYFNRKITGAIVGVQPFGGYNMSGTDSKAGGPEYLGNFMQLKTVTERF from the coding sequence ATGATTAAAGTCGAACCCTACCGCCCACAGGCCTTTATCGATTTCACCGTTCCCGCCAACGTGGACGCTTACCAAGCGGCTCTGACCAAAGTCCGCGCCGAGTTGCTGGGCAAGCACTACCCGCTGATCATCAACGGCGAGCGGGTAGACACCGCCGAGAAGCTCTACAGCACCAACCCCTGCGACACCTCCGAAGTGATCGGCAGCACCGCCAAAGCCACCATCGAAGACGCTCAGCGTGCCCTCGACGGCGCTTGGGCGGCCTGGGCCGACTGGAAAACCTGGAGCATGGACGCCCGCGCCCGCATCCTGCTCAAGGCGGCGGCGATCCTCAAGCGGCGGCGTTTGGAAGCTTGCGCCCTGATGACGCTGGAAGTCGGCAAGAATTACGCCGAGGCCGATGTGGAAGTGGCCGAGGGCATCGACTTTCTGGAATACTACGCCCGCGAGGCCATGAAGTATTCGGGCTTCGGCGCGGCGGAAACCACCTGGTTTGACGGCGAGGAAAACGGCTTGATGTACCTCTCGCTGGGCGTGGGCGTCAGCATTTCGCCGTGGAACTTTCCTTACGCCATTTTCGCGGGCATGTTCGCTGCGCCGATTGTCGCCGGCAACTGCGTGATCGCCAAGCCCGCCGAGGATTCGGGCATGATCGCCGGCTTCGTGGTGGACATCATGCTGGAAGCCGGAATGCCCGCTGGCGTGCTGCAATTTTTACCCGGTGTCGGTGAGGAAGTCGGCGAATACCTCGTTCAGAGTGCCCAGACCCGCTTCGTGACGTTTACCGGCTCGCGCAGCGTGGGCCTGCACATCAACGAAGTGGCGGCCAAAGTCCCCAAAGGCCAGAAGTGGCTCAAGCGGGTCATCTTGGAACTCGGCGGCAAGGACGCCCTGATCGTGGACGAAACCGCCGATCTGCCCAACGCCGTGACCGCTGCGGTGCAGGGCGCGTTCGGCTTCAACGGCCAGAAGTGCAGCGCCATGAGCCGCTTGATCGTGGTGGACGAGGTCTACGAAGAAGTGGTGGGTCAGTTCGTGGAGCGCACCAAAGCGCTCAGCGTCGGCACGGGTGAAGCCAACTGCAACGTCACAGCAGTGGTCAATCAGGAATCGTTTGACAAAGTCGGCAAGTATCAGGAGATCGGCAAGGGTGAGGCCAAGCTGCTGACCGGCGGTGAAACCCCCGGCGAGTGCGGCGGCAAAAAAGGCCACTACGTGCAGCCGACCATTTTCGGTGACGTGCCGAGTGACGCCCGCCTCGCCCAGGAAGAGATCTTCGGGCCAGTCGTGGCGGTCTTCCGCGCCCGCGACTTCAAGCACGCCCTGGAACTCGCCAACTCCACCGAGTACGGCCTGACCGGAGGCGTGTGCAGCCGCAACCGCGCCCGCTTGGAGCAGGCCAGAAACGAATTTGAAGTGGGCAACTTGTACTTCAACCGCAAAATCACCGGGGCCATCGTGGGCGTGCAGCCGTTCGGCGGCTACAACATGTCCGGCACCGACAGCAAAGCCGGTGGGCCGGAGTATTTGGGCAACTTCATGCAGCTCAAGACGGTGACTGAGCGGTTCTGA